The nucleotide sequence CGCCGTAGTGCTTGCGCGCCGCCGAAAGAATAGCCTGCTCGATCCCTTCGAACACGATCTCCTTATCAATACTCTTATCTCTGTGAATCGAATCGACGATTCGCAAGAGTTCGGGGCCGTTCATTTCTCTACCTCTCAAACCAATACCGAGCGGCGAAGACCACGACAACAAGCAACCGCCACCAAATCCCACCTCATAAAACAAAAAAAGCGGGCACAAGTCCCACTTCGTTCGCGACCGAATCCACCGACCGGATTCGACCATGACACCTGCACGCAACCGAAAATCGGCCGCGTATCGCGGTGTCGACCAGGAACCTGTCGTTGTTTCAGGCTACATGGACAATGACTCCGCTCAGAAGCTGAGACTCAGGACCACACTTCATGGACGCTCATTCCACATCATTTCGCCTGAAACTGAAAACCAGTGTCTGCCGACATGCAGAGGAACGTCCGTTCCATGCAACTGCCAACATACTCTGACTTAGCCGCGGTGTCAAGGAGTTATGTTGTCTGATCCTGTCCCCACCCGCTTCGGAATGAAGCAGTTATAGCGGGTGTGGAAACTTGGATGCATCCTCCCTTGAAGCTGGGATGGGGGCGATCAATGACCCGATGCTTTCTGCATAACATGTTGACGTAATGATCCGTTCCGGATTGAATTGCTGGATGCAAGGATGAGTCGCATGTCAAAACACTTGGAGTTCGCCATGTTTCGTAGCCATTGGATTGTGTTCGTGCTCTGTTTTGGGTCGATTGCCTCAGGTCAGGCCAACCCCGAACACGAAAAAATGAAAGCGGAAGCAGAGACCGCCTACCAGCAGGCCGACTTTGCGAAATGCAAGGAACTCACCAGCAAGGTCCTCGCCCAGAACCCCAAAGACCATGCCGCAATGTACCTGCGAGCCAGTTCCCGAGTCGAACTGGGTGTTGTGAAGCGAGATGTTGCCGAACTACGGGAGGGGATCCAGGACGCCCGCGAATCACTCAAGATCGGCGGCAGTTCGGAAGTTAACTATTACCTCCCCTACCTTTATGGGATGATCGCTCTTGCAAACATGGAGGACAAGAAAGAGCACGCCAATGTCGCGGTCGACGTGGCCACCAAAAACGTACTCAACCGAACCAACCTGAAGCCAGAACAGCGCGCCAACGTCCTGTACCAGCGCGCGGCGGCCTACATTCACCTGAAAAACCTGAATTCTGCCATCGAAGATTATCAGGCCGCGATTGAAGCATTCCCCGGACATCTCGGTTCTCACGTAGGACTCGCAGAAGCCTATGTGGTTTCTGGACAAGCCGATAAAGCACTTCAAGCTTTCTCCGCCGCAGTCGAGACATTCCCCGAAAATCATCTCGTCTACAACAACCGGGGACTCTTCCTCCAGCAGCAAGGGAAATCCCAGGAAGCACTCGCCGACTTCAACAAAGCCCTCGAACTCGACAAGAACTTCGCAGTCGCCTACACGAACCGTGGTTACACTTACCAGGCGGCAGGAAACCTTGCCGACGCCGAGAAAGACTTCACACGAGCCATCACGATCGAGCCCAATAACCCGCTCTTCACAAGCCTGCGAGGAACATGCCGCCTTTCGCTCGGGAACACAACCGGGGCTATCGAAGACTACACCAAAGCAATCCAGCTCG is from Schlesneria sp. DSM 10557 and encodes:
- a CDS encoding tetratricopeptide repeat protein codes for the protein MSKHLEFAMFRSHWIVFVLCFGSIASGQANPEHEKMKAEAETAYQQADFAKCKELTSKVLAQNPKDHAAMYLRASSRVELGVVKRDVAELREGIQDARESLKIGGSSEVNYYLPYLYGMIALANMEDKKEHANVAVDVATKNVLNRTNLKPEQRANVLYQRAAAYIHLKNLNSAIEDYQAAIEAFPGHLGSHVGLAEAYVVSGQADKALQAFSAAVETFPENHLVYNNRGLFLQQQGKSQEALADFNKALELDKNFAVAYTNRGYTYQAAGNLADAEKDFTRAITIEPNNPLFTSLRGTCRLSLGNTTGAIEDYTKAIQLAPQNPVAHADLGFANFFSKNYAGAVKAFDEAIQIDPRAMRYLNPWLLWSLVLSGKPDTVGQIAKESEDKAEKERDWIDALVLFLSGKLSEQQLVNFVSTTTDAKMKNAQLCEAYFFIAERRSQANDKTNATAFYKQVIQTKATQLSAYRGAQYVLQSFGK